In Methylotenera sp. L2L1, the following proteins share a genomic window:
- the pyrC gene encoding dihydroorotase, which produces MQSLTIARPDDWHLHLRDGGALKAVLPDTARQFARAIVMPNLRPPVTTTALAIEYRERILNALPVGASFEPLMTLYLTDKTTAEEVERAKASGIVHGVKLYPAGATTNSDSGVTNLGHCVKALEAMEKLGMPLLTHAEVTDSDVDVFDRERVFIERNMIPLLNRFPNLRVVFEHITTQDAADFVSQAPSNVAATITAHHLLMNRNDMFKGGIQPHHYCLPILKREEHRVALVKAATSGNPKFFLGTDSAPHARHTKEAACGCAGMYTAHTAMELYAEAFEAAGALDKLEAFASFYGADFYGLARNAEQVTLVKQSWKVPSSLPYEGDVLVPLKADQMLAWKMI; this is translated from the coding sequence ATGCAGTCACTTACCATTGCACGCCCAGATGATTGGCACTTACATTTAAGAGACGGCGGCGCGCTCAAAGCGGTGTTGCCAGATACGGCAAGACAGTTTGCGCGTGCGATTGTGATGCCTAACTTGCGCCCACCAGTGACAACCACTGCGCTGGCGATTGAGTATCGTGAGCGCATTTTAAATGCGCTACCAGTAGGGGCAAGCTTTGAACCGTTGATGACCTTATATCTCACCGATAAAACGACTGCCGAAGAAGTTGAGCGTGCTAAAGCCAGTGGTATCGTGCATGGGGTGAAACTTTACCCTGCTGGTGCCACTACTAACAGTGACTCTGGTGTGACCAATTTGGGACACTGTGTTAAGGCGCTGGAGGCGATGGAGAAGCTTGGCATGCCTCTGCTGACGCATGCTGAAGTGACCGATAGTGATGTTGATGTGTTTGATCGCGAGCGTGTGTTTATTGAACGCAATATGATTCCGTTGCTTAATCGATTTCCGAACTTAAGAGTAGTGTTTGAGCATATTACCACTCAAGATGCCGCTGATTTTGTATCGCAGGCACCAAGCAATGTGGCGGCAACAATTACCGCACACCATTTGTTGATGAATCGTAATGATATGTTTAAAGGTGGGATTCAGCCGCATCATTATTGTTTACCAATTTTGAAGCGAGAAGAACACCGTGTTGCTTTAGTAAAAGCTGCGACTTCAGGGAATCCTAAGTTTTTCTTGGGTACAGATAGTGCACCGCATGCTAGACATACTAAAGAGGCTGCGTGTGGATGTGCTGGTATGTATACAGCACATACTGCAATGGAGCTATATGCAGAAGCGTTTGAAGCAGCTGGCGCTTTAGATAAATTGGAGGCTTTTGCAAGCTTTTATGGTGCGGACTTTTATGGTTTAGCTCGTAATGCAGAGCAGGTCACCTTGGTTAAACAAAGTTGGAAGGTGCCAAGTAGCTTGCCGTATGAGGGTGATGTGTTAGTGCCATTGAAAGCGGATCAAATGTTGGCTTGGAAGATGATCTAA
- a CDS encoding VF530 family DNA-binding protein, whose protein sequence is MTNTQHNNPLHGITLEAIVTYLVDYYGWEGLAERIQVNCFSNDPSIKSSLKFLRKTQWARDKVESLYLVSIQDSKLR, encoded by the coding sequence ATGACAAACACTCAGCACAACAACCCATTACATGGCATCACTTTAGAAGCCATTGTGACGTACTTGGTAGATTATTATGGATGGGAGGGGCTTGCAGAACGCATTCAGGTGAATTGCTTTAGCAATGACCCCAGCATTAAATCAAGCCTGAAATTCTTACGCAAAACCCAATGGGCACGCGATAAAGTGGAAAGCCTCTACTTAGTGTCGATTCAAGATTCCAAATTACGCTAA
- the rsmI gene encoding 16S rRNA (cytidine(1402)-2'-O)-methyltransferase translates to MYPIGILYVVATPIGNLQDITLRALDTLKAVDAIAAEDTRHTSGLLSHFGISKKLIAVHEHNEHQSAEKLLSQLNAGESIALVTDAGTPGISDPGAVVVDLVRKAGVKVVPVPGVSAVITALSASGIVQNGFLFHGFLPASGAARRKALEALKTQTVTLVIYEAPHRIVDSITDMCAVLGGERRITFARELTKTFETIYSCGLSDAVAWLEADTNQQRGEFVLLIEAAATKDAEEMPEEAVRILKLLLAELPLKQAVKLATEITHEKKNVLYDFALQLKQQSE, encoded by the coding sequence TTGTATCCTATAGGCATATTATATGTTGTCGCAACGCCAATTGGAAATCTGCAAGATATTACCTTGCGAGCGTTGGATACACTGAAGGCAGTTGATGCGATTGCAGCGGAAGACACGCGCCATACCTCTGGCTTGCTCAGCCATTTTGGTATTAGCAAGAAGCTGATTGCAGTGCATGAGCATAACGAGCACCAATCCGCAGAAAAACTATTATCACAACTCAATGCTGGTGAGAGTATTGCGCTGGTGACCGATGCTGGCACGCCTGGCATTAGCGACCCAGGTGCTGTGGTGGTGGACCTAGTGCGTAAAGCTGGGGTGAAAGTGGTGCCAGTGCCTGGTGTGAGTGCCGTGATTACAGCGCTGTCGGCTAGCGGTATCGTGCAAAATGGATTTTTGTTTCATGGCTTTTTGCCTGCAAGCGGCGCCGCGCGGCGTAAGGCGTTAGAGGCACTAAAAACACAAACTGTGACATTGGTCATTTATGAAGCACCGCATCGCATTGTAGATAGCATTACCGATATGTGTGCGGTGTTGGGTGGCGAGCGGCGCATTACTTTCGCACGTGAGCTGACTAAAACGTTTGAAACGATTTACAGTTGTGGACTCTCAGATGCAGTCGCTTGGCTGGAAGCTGATACTAATCAGCAACGCGGGGAGTTTGTGCTGCTAATAGAGGCTGCCGCCACTAAAGACGCGGAAGAAATGCCTGAAGAGGCTGTGCGCATATTAAAGTTGTTGTTGGCAGAATTGCCGCTTAAGCAGGCGGTGAAGCTGGCCACAGAAATTACCCATGAAAAAAAGAATGTTTTATACGATTTTGCACTACAGTTAAAACAGCAATCTGAATAA
- a CDS encoding flagellar basal body protein, with the protein MNVNTSLSGMYTAQTRLDVAANNIANLGTDGFTRKEVVQADLSEGGTKVADVRNAAQSGNNLEADMVEQIKARNTYMTNLSVFKSNNDMLMGTIIDISA; encoded by the coding sequence ATGAATGTAAACACCTCATTATCTGGCATGTATACTGCGCAAACTCGCTTAGACGTTGCTGCGAACAATATTGCCAATCTCGGTACGGATGGCTTTACAAGAAAAGAAGTCGTTCAGGCAGATCTGTCTGAAGGCGGTACTAAAGTTGCAGATGTTAGAAATGCTGCGCAGTCTGGCAATAATTTAGAAGCCGATATGGTTGAGCAAATTAAAGCCAGAAATACATACATGACTAATTTATCCGTATTTAAGTCTAATAATGATATGTTGATGGGCACTATTATTGATATTAGTGCTT